The Cytophagia bacterium CHB2 genome includes a region encoding these proteins:
- the glgA gene encoding glycogen synthase GlgA, with protein MRIAFATSECVPYIKTGGLADVSGALPKALAEAGMEVKVFLPLYDSIKVLDHDLTFASELRDIPLQIGNFNLTFNVWYKKNEGLSLEHYFIDCPHYFHRGRLYTSDFDEDARFIFLQQAIISILQRYHWAPEVLHCNDWQTALLPVYLKDKYYWDRLFDHTASVLTIHNLGYQGRFGRTSVGAAGLPYDKYYPGGPYEFHDSFSFLKAGIVYADVITTVSETYAQEIQTPIYGAGMEGILALRRDDLFGILNGIDATHWNPRTDTLIPRRYDFDDLAPKLENKKALLEKFKLPFDENVPVIGLITRLTPQKGLELLPPAFGDLMQLPLQFVVLGDGEKKYEDFLRWAVNTYPDKIGAYVGFNNKLAHEITAGSDMFLMPSRYEPCGLNQMYSLNYGTVPIVRRTGGLADTVHDYHEFNGEGNGFSFRDFTPFALYTSVQRALALFQQKEIWREMMRRGMHADFSWHNAALKYLEVYRRAKSRRG; from the coding sequence ATGCGAATCGCGTTTGCGACGAGTGAATGTGTGCCGTACATCAAAACCGGCGGCTTGGCCGATGTCAGCGGCGCCTTGCCGAAAGCGCTGGCTGAAGCCGGCATGGAAGTCAAAGTCTTTTTGCCGCTGTACGACAGCATCAAGGTGCTGGACCACGATTTGACGTTTGCGAGTGAATTGCGGGACATACCGCTGCAAATCGGCAATTTCAATCTAACCTTCAACGTTTGGTACAAAAAAAACGAAGGATTAAGCCTCGAGCATTACTTCATTGATTGCCCGCACTATTTTCACCGGGGCCGGCTGTATACCTCCGATTTTGATGAAGACGCGCGTTTCATTTTTTTGCAGCAGGCGATTATTTCCATCCTGCAGCGGTATCATTGGGCGCCGGAGGTGTTGCATTGCAACGATTGGCAAACCGCATTGTTGCCGGTTTATCTCAAAGACAAATACTATTGGGATCGGCTGTTCGATCACACCGCCAGCGTGCTTACGATTCACAATCTCGGTTATCAAGGCCGCTTCGGGCGGACGAGCGTGGGCGCGGCCGGCCTGCCTTATGACAAATATTATCCCGGCGGACCTTATGAATTTCATGACTCGTTTTCGTTCTTGAAAGCCGGCATTGTTTATGCAGATGTGATCACGACTGTGAGTGAAACCTACGCGCAAGAAATTCAAACTCCGATTTACGGCGCCGGCATGGAAGGCATTCTCGCGCTGCGGCGCGACGATCTTTTTGGCATTTTGAACGGCATCGACGCGACGCATTGGAATCCCCGCACGGATACACTGATCCCCCGGCGTTACGATTTCGACGATCTTGCCCCCAAGCTGGAAAACAAAAAAGCGTTGCTGGAAAAATTCAAGCTGCCGTTTGATGAAAACGTACCGGTGATCGGCTTGATTACCCGCCTGACGCCGCAAAAAGGTTTGGAACTGCTGCCTCCCGCGTTTGGCGATCTCATGCAATTGCCGCTGCAATTCGTGGTGTTGGGCGATGGCGAAAAAAAATATGAAGATTTCCTGCGCTGGGCGGTGAACACGTATCCCGACAAGATCGGCGCCTACGTCGGTTTCAACAACAAATTGGCGCACGAGATTACTGCCGGCAGCGACATGTTTTTGATGCCTTCGCGCTACGAACCGTGCGGCTTGAATCAAATGTACAGTTTGAACTACGGCACCGTGCCAATCGTGCGCCGCACCGGCGGCCTTGCCGATACCGTGCACGACTATCATGAATTCAACGGCGAGGGCAACGGTTTTTCCTTCCGCGATTTCACGCCCTTCGCATTGTACACCAGCGTGCAACGCGCGCTCGCGTTGTTTCAGCAAAAAGAAATTTGGCGGGAGATGATGCGCCGCGGCATGCACGCAGATTTTTCCTGGCATAACGCGGCGTTAAAGTATTTGGAAGTTTATCGCCGGGCAAAAAGCCGGAGAGGGTGA